The Tripterygium wilfordii isolate XIE 37 chromosome 17, ASM1340144v1, whole genome shotgun sequence genome has a window encoding:
- the LOC119983026 gene encoding squamosa promoter-binding-like protein 8, translating to MLEYEWGNPSSIMLEGDETTSTQETDPNRQIFDHYNQQSFHNEPMIPHPPTNLFHQQSHHSNNLNGFYDPRAFSSASAFAVPHSSLLDSVPVSGGGGGFFVVPKSEEVSPLADFTARIGLNLGGRTYFSSAEDDFVNRLYRRSRPSESGTTNSPRCQAEGCNADLTHAKHYHRRHKVCEYHSKAATVIAAGLTQRFCQQCSRFHLLSEFDNGKRSCRRRLADHNRRRRKSHQSNQETQKSQLDNARSSSENLTKSTPELSGAQSTSSVTVAVSPPRISLDCFPPRCYQANGSSTSNPLFFSSG from the exons ATGCTGGAGTACGAATGGGGGAACCCGTCATCGATCATGCTCGAAGGGGACGAAACGACGTCGACCCAAGAAACTGATCCGAACCGTCAGATTTTCGATCATTACAATCAACAATCCTTCCACAACGAACCCATGATCCCTCATCCTCCAACAAACTTGTTCCACCAACAATCGCATCACAGCAATAACCTCAACGGTTTCTACGACCCACGAGCATTTTCTAGCGCGTCGGCCTTCGCAGTCCCTCATTCCTCGCTCCTGGACTCTGTGCCCGTTTCGGGTGGAGGAGGCGGGTTCTTTGTGGTTCCGAAAAGCGAGGAGGTTTCCCCTCTGGCGGACTTCACGGCGAGGATTGGGCTCAATTTGGGCGGAAGGACTTACTTCTCGTCTGCAGAGGATGATTTCGTGAACCGGCTGTACCGGCGATCCAGGCCGTCAGAATCGGGAACGACAAATTCGCCGAGATGTCAGGCTGAAGGGTGCAATGCCGATCTAACCCACGCAAAGCACTACCATCGGAGACACAAGGTCTGCGAGTACCACTCAAAGGCTGCTACTGTTATCGCGGCAGGGTTGACTCAGCGATTCTGCCAGCAGTGTAGCAG ATTCCACCTTCTCTCGGAATTCGACAACGGAAAACGCAGCTGCAGGAGGAGACTGGCTGATCACAATCGCCGTCGCCGGAAATCCCATCAATCAAACCAAGAAACCCAGAAATCACAGCTCGATAATGCTCGCAGTTCCTCTGAAAATCTCACAA AGTCTACACCGGAACTCTCCGGGGCTCAGTCAACTTCCTCGGTGACCGTGGCCGTGTCACCCCCACGAATCTCCTTGGATTGTTTTCCGCCAAGATGTTATCAAGCAAATGGCTCATCAACATCGAATCCACTGTTTTTCTCAAGTGGGTGA